Within the Leptospira licerasiae serovar Varillal str. VAR 010 genome, the region ACTGCCCTTAAAGAAACTTCGGAGAGTTTATTTTGTACTCTACCGGACGGAACTTCTATATTCTGTTCCGTTAATGTATTAATGATATCGTTTACGGTAAGTTCCGCTCTCAAGAGTCGGATCGGATCCAAAAACACATTGATGGTGCGGTCCACGTAACCGCCGAGGATGATCTCTCCTACGCCGGGAATTTCTTGGAACTTATCTTTTAGCCTAGTCTTAACAAAGACCATTTTTTCCTGATCGCTTCTATTCGGAGCGGTCAACGCAACCCAGATGATCGGCTGGTCGTCCGGATTGGATTTCATAATGATCGCCGGGTCTAGATCATCAGGAAGTTTATTACTTACCTGGGCGATCTTAGTTTGGATCTCTTGGACGGCAACATCCACATCACGTTTGAGTTCCAACTCGACGGTGATTGTAGCGGAACCGTCCGTGGAAACTGAGCGAACCTCTACCACACCCTGGACAGTCATTAGGACTTCTTCGATAGGGTCGACTACGTCCGTCTCCATAACCTGAGCGTTTGCCCCGGTCAAGTTGAGAGTAACGTTTACGATCGGGAAGTCCACGTCTGGCATCTGAGAAAGACCCATACGGGAGAAGCCGATACTTCCGAGCAGGATGATAGCCGCCATCATCATCCATGCAAAAATCGGATTGCGAATAGAAACCTCAGAAAGCTTCAAAGGAACCTCTTTCTATCTGTATTTGTAGGGAGGGATTTTTGTTTAGTTATAGGACCTGTCTTTTTCGCATAAGTGCCAGATTTTTTCTTGTCCGAAAGATCAGAAAAGTGTACTAAACAAAACTCATGTCGTTTCAATTATTGGATCCCGAAAAAGGAATATTTCTCTCAGAAGCAGGTTCCACGAATACCATCCTAAAAGGAAAGGAATTCCCACCTGGGTCTTGGATCCTAGCGGATTTTCAATCTTCCGGAAGGGGAAGAAAAGGAAAATCATGGAGTATTTTGGGAGAAGAACCTTTTATTTTTTCTGGTAAATTCTCCTCTGATTCCAACCTAGCTTCACCTGGGCTATTCTCCCTATATGTTGGAGTCGCGGTAGCAAAGGCGATTTTGTCTATATACCCTTCTGCCAGCAAAAAAGATCTTAAGATCAAATGGCCGAACGATATTTATTTAGATGGAAAAAAAGTCTGCGGTATATTGATCGAAACGGAAAAAGAAGGAGAAGTTTGGGATTGGATCCTTGGGATAGGAGCGAATCTTTACGGTACTGAAATTCCGGATTATCTGATTGATGCGGGATTCATCACGGATGATCCAAATGAAAAAGGAAGAAGAAGCCGATTTTTAGAAACTTTACTTCCCTTTCTAAATGATGCAGTATTAGCAATTTCAGATGGAGAAAGAAGAATAGAATTCATCAATGAAAAACTTCTCTGGAAGGGAGAAACGATCGCCTGGACTGAAAATGGAGAACAAAAAACTGCCACTCTTTTAGGTGTGAATGAAGAGGGGAAATTATTAGCTCGGACCTCGGTCGGAAACATGGTCGAATTCATTGACAGCCCCGAGGATTTTAGGTCCTTGGGATAGAATGATTCTAGTAATCGATGTCGGCAATACCAACACTGTCTTTGGTATTTATAAGAACGGTTCCAAAGAGCCGATTTTCCATAGAAGAACAGTTACTCGAAGAGATAGGACTTCCGACGAAATGGGACTTTATCTCAAGGGCTTTTTGCGAGAATTCGAAATAGATAGTAGCCAGATCGTAGGCGGCATCTATTCCTCCGTTGTTCCTCAATTAAATCCTATCCTAGAAAGAATGATCCATGATTGGTTCCAAATAGAACCGATCAGAGTTCAGTACCAAATGAAGTTACCTTTCGGGATCAAGTATCCCAGACCTTTCGAGATCGGCGCCGATAGATTAGTGAATGCCGCCGCCGCAGTGAAGGATCACCCGGGAAAATCGATCATCATCGATTTAGGAACTGCTACCACATTTTGCGTAGTGGATGATACTCCAGATTATTTGGGTGGAGTGATCGCTCCTGGACTCAAAGGCTCGATGGACGCATTGACCAGAAACACCGCTCAATTACCTCCAATCGTATTCCAAGCTCCTTCGAAAATATTAGGGGATTCTACTATAGAATCTATCCAAGCTGGATTCTTTTTCGGATGGATAGGCCTTTTAGAAGGTATCATCAAAGAAGTAAGAGCAGCTTACGGAAACGATTATAGAGTGATCGGGACCGGTGGACTAGTTACCACTATCCATGCGGCGAATCCTAAAATTTTCGATAAAATAGAACCCCTGCTTACTTTAAGGGGATTACAAATATTATACGAAGATAATGCAAAATGAATCTGTTGATCGTAGGGCTGGGAGGATTTTTAGGATCGGTTTGCAGATATATGATATCTCAAACGATCTCTAAAGAATCCGGCCTATTTCCACTTTCCACATTTGCGGTAAATATAGCCGGATCGCTTCTCATTGGGGTATTTTACGGACTATCACAAGGAAAGATATCTGAAGAAGCTAGATTGTTTGCAACTGTGGGATTTTGCGGAGGATTTACGACCTTTTCTGCTTTTGCTTTAGAAAACCTAAAACTACTCCAATCAGGAAGCTATTTTAGTTTTTTTGCATATATATTGCTCAGCACGATAGTATGTATTACTGCCGTGCTGCTGGGCATCTACTTGAGTAAGTAAAAAAGATTTCGCTTAAGGAAGACGGATCTCTTTTTTAGTACCACCTTTAGAACCTTTTAAGGTTTTAGTTTCCGGATCGATTTCAGAAAGAGAATCATATTCAATCGGCACAACAACTTTACCTGTTTTATCGATCAGACCGTATTTGCCGCCTTCGATACGAGAATGTTCTCCATCACTAACGGACTTACAATCGTTACAAACTATGGAAAAACCTTGCTGGATCTGAAAAGCAAAATCGTAATTTGCCTCTATAACCTTCTTACAGGAAGAATCAAAAAATCCAAATTTAGAATTTTCTACGAATCGAGCCAAACCTTCTGAAAATTCATCCGGGCCGTTATCGAAAGCAAAAGCATTTAATAAAACTTTGTTTTCAGGATCTAAACAAACCCACCCGTCTTTACCAAAAGCAAAACCTACGCCGTTCTCATTAAAATCATAAGAGATGGAATACTGAGGGGATATCTGGACTTTTCCGTTCTGGTCCTTATAACCGTAAATACCGTTCTCTTCGAAAGAGACTAGTTGTAATTTTTTAGAACAAAAAGCAATCAAAGGCAAAAAAGCCAGAAGTACAAAGAGGTAAATTTTTCGATCCATAGATCCTCCAATATATCATTTATTTCTAAAAGAGCCGCTCATAGCGAAACCTACATAAGCAGACGCAATAGCATCCCAAGAATCGTCATGTCCGGTCAAATTTTCCAGACCCAAAAGAAGTTTTAAAGCAGCTTTAATATCCTTTTTGTCCGCGGTCCCACTTCCTGTAGTTCCCTTTTTGATCTGAGAAGCAGTCGGTTCGACCAACGGAATATTATGTTCTCCTAATGTAAGTAAAACGACCCCTCTCGCCTCATAAACTCTAGCGGCTGTCGTTCTATTCTTAGCAAAAAACAATTCTTCCACAGAAGCCAGATCAGGATGGTACTCATCCAAAATGGCGTCCAATTGTCTGCGAATCGCGATCAAATTGACGGGACTTTTTGTTCCACTCGGAACTTCTATCGTGCCGTAAGTGAGAACACGAATTACGGATTTATCTTTTTGAAGAACGGAATAACCTAGACGATGGGACCCAGGGTCTATTCCTAAAATTTTCACCAAAAAGACTCCTGAGTTAAAATTTTGCTTTAAGTTGTAGGAATTCCTACATGGGCAAAGGGGCGCCCCCGCCCGGCTTCGGGTGGGGGGAGTGGCTCGTGGGAGAGCCCATTCCCCTCTATCACAAATCCCTCAAACCGACAACCACGTTTCCTAATGCAAAACTTTGTTGGAATTCCAACAAAAGTCCGCAGGCCCTAGAAAAAGAAAAGTCGGAGAAAAATTTTAGCCGAATTCTTTTTCTAATTCCGAAGAAAGTTCGAAGTTAGAGTTCACTCCTTGAACATCATCGTGACCTTCCAAGTTGTCGATCAGCTTCATTACTTTTTCTGCAACTTCCTTGTCGGAAACTTCCGCACCGACCAGGGCTACGAATTTAATCTCCGATTCTTCGGACTTTATCCCTTTATCATTCAAAGCAGTCTGAACGGCTTCATAGTCATCCGGAGAAGTTACTACTCTAAAAACTTCTCCCTCGTTCTGAACATCTTCCGCGCCTGCACCAACGGCTAACTCGAATAATTCCTCTTCGGAAATTTGATCGGAAGGAATTACGATAATCCCCTTCCGCTCAAAAAGGCGACTAACGCTGCCGGTAGTCGCCAAAGACCCGCCTAACTTGGTTAGAATACTTTTGATTTCCGGAGTAGTCCTTGATTTTTTATCGGTAACCGCTTCCACCATGATCGCAGTCCCACCAGGACCGAAACATTCATAAAGGCATTCTTCATACACTACACCTTCCAACTCTCCGGTCCCTTTTTTGATGGCCCGGTCGATATTGTCTTTAGGCATGTTACTGGCCTTCGCCTTCAAAACTGCGAGTCGTAATCTTGGGTTGGTATTTATATCCCCCCCGCCCATGCGAGCCGCAACAGTGATCTCCTTGACCACCTTAGTAAAAATTGCCCCTCTTTTAGAATCGATAGCGTCTTTTTTGCGTTTAATCGTTGCCCATTTACTATGCCCGGACATCGGATTTCCCCTTATATTTAAGAATAGATCGGTTTAAAAAATATATAAGATCAAAAACAGGAAAGCCGGCTAAAAACCGGTCCCACTTTTTCAACAAAACCCAGTTTTTCCAGCCTGTCCATCCTTTTTGGACCCATCATCTCCGAAGAAATCCAAACAAAATGCCAAACCTTTCCAATAAAATCCAAATCTACCAATCAAACAAAAATCAACCAAGTCCCGATCTAACTAAAACCTGAAAAAAGCGAAAGAATATTATAAATTTTTAAAATTCTTCCGAAAGCTTAGGGCGGCTCCTCGCACGCTCGGATCGCGCTGCTACGGGTTCGCGTATTTGCGCTCATCCGGGCAAGCCCGGACTAAGGCCCTGTGCATCGCTGCCGCAAAACTATATGCGGGATCAACAGTATATCAGGACTCAATTTTAAGAAAAGATCTCCCCACCCTGTCTTGGGTGGGGGCCGGTATGGTGGTACCTCAAAGGCATTCGATACGATTGCCCTTACCACAATTCTCATTAAAGATCAACAGAATTTTACGTCCTCAAACCACGTTGGAATTCCCACATGGTTTCTACTTGCAGAGAAAATATAGGTCTTCTCCAGCATTTCTTATATTTCGCATAACGTATAACCTCCTGTCACTGAGATCAGTACAAAAAATTCAATTGTTATTAATAACAATTGTTTTACATAAAACGATCCATTCGTCCCCCGATGCGATCTCTTTGTCCCTAATAAATTGACTAGTTTTAGAACCTGGAGTAAACTCCCGCGTATGCGAATCCTAATCGTAGAAGATGATATATTATCCTCTCGCTGTTTGGAAATTTTAGCGAAAGAGTTTTTGAATGAAAGAATACAAAGTATTCATGCAGTTTCGGACCCTGAATCTGCGGCGGAATTTATACGCAAAAATCCGTTGGATTTATTATTCTTAGATATTAATCTGCAAGGGGAGACCGGTTTCAAACTTTTAGAAATCGAAAGCAGAAGTTTTTTCCAAACCGTCATAGTATCTTCCGA harbors:
- a CDS encoding YebC/PmpR family DNA-binding transcriptional regulator, with product MSGHSKWATIKRKKDAIDSKRGAIFTKVVKEITVAARMGGGDINTNPRLRLAVLKAKASNMPKDNIDRAIKKGTGELEGVVYEECLYECFGPGGTAIMVEAVTDKKSRTTPEIKSILTKLGGSLATTGSVSRLFERKGIIVIPSDQISEEELFELAVGAGAEDVQNEGEVFRVVTSPDDYEAVQTALNDKGIKSEESEIKFVALVGAEVSDKEVAEKVMKLIDNLEGHDDVQGVNSNFELSSELEKEFG
- a CDS encoding biotin--[acetyl-CoA-carboxylase] ligase, with the translated sequence MSFQLLDPEKGIFLSEAGSTNTILKGKEFPPGSWILADFQSSGRGRKGKSWSILGEEPFIFSGKFSSDSNLASPGLFSLYVGVAVAKAILSIYPSASKKDLKIKWPNDIYLDGKKVCGILIETEKEGEVWDWILGIGANLYGTEIPDYLIDAGFITDDPNEKGRRSRFLETLLPFLNDAVLAISDGERRIEFINEKLLWKGETIAWTENGEQKTATLLGVNEEGKLLARTSVGNMVEFIDSPEDFRSLG
- the crcB gene encoding fluoride efflux transporter CrcB, giving the protein MNLLIVGLGGFLGSVCRYMISQTISKESGLFPLSTFAVNIAGSLLIGVFYGLSQGKISEEARLFATVGFCGGFTTFSAFALENLKLLQSGSYFSFFAYILLSTIVCITAVLLGIYLSK
- a CDS encoding crossover junction endodeoxyribonuclease RuvC → MKILGIDPGSHRLGYSVLQKDKSVIRVLTYGTIEVPSGTKSPVNLIAIRRQLDAILDEYHPDLASVEELFFAKNRTTAARVYEARGVVLLTLGEHNIPLVEPTASQIKKGTTGSGTADKKDIKAALKLLLGLENLTGHDDSWDAIASAYVGFAMSGSFRNK
- a CDS encoding type III pantothenate kinase; the protein is MILVIDVGNTNTVFGIYKNGSKEPIFHRRTVTRRDRTSDEMGLYLKGFLREFEIDSSQIVGGIYSSVVPQLNPILERMIHDWFQIEPIRVQYQMKLPFGIKYPRPFEIGADRLVNAAAAVKDHPGKSIIIDLGTATTFCVVDDTPDYLGGVIAPGLKGSMDALTRNTAQLPPIVFQAPSKILGDSTIESIQAGFFFGWIGLLEGIIKEVRAAYGNDYRVIGTGGLVTTIHAANPKIFDKIEPLLTLRGLQILYEDNAK
- a CDS encoding WG repeat-containing protein; amino-acid sequence: MDRKIYLFVLLAFLPLIAFCSKKLQLVSFEENGIYGYKDQNGKVQISPQYSISYDFNENGVGFAFGKDGWVCLDPENKVLLNAFAFDNGPDEFSEGLARFVENSKFGFFDSSCKKVIEANYDFAFQIQQGFSIVCNDCKSVSDGEHSRIEGGKYGLIDKTGKVVVPIEYDSLSEIDPETKTLKGSKGGTKKEIRLP